The proteins below come from a single Acidobacteriota bacterium genomic window:
- the rplL gene encoding 50S ribosomal protein L7/L12: MSEKLEAILSSVESLTLLETAQLVKMMETRFGVSAAAATAAAAPVAAVVAAPVEEKTEFDVILTGAGANKINVIKVVRELTSLGLKEAKDLVEGAPKAVKEGVNKDEAEAVKKKLVDAGATVEIK; the protein is encoded by the coding sequence ATGTCTGAGAAATTAGAAGCTATTTTATCAAGTGTTGAATCCTTGACCTTGTTGGAAACTGCCCAGTTGGTCAAGATGATGGAAACTCGCTTTGGCGTATCCGCTGCCGCTGCCACTGCCGCTGCTGCACCGGTTGCTGCTGTGGTTGCTGCTCCGGTCGAAGAAAAGACCGAATTTGACGTGATCTTGACCGGCGCCGGCGCCAACAAGATCAATGTGATCAAAGTGGTCCGCGAATTGACCTCACTCGGCCTGAAAGAAGCCAAAGACCTGGTGGAAGGCGCGCCCAAGGCTGTCAAAGAAGGCGTCAACAAGGACGAAGCCGAAGCCGTCAAGAAGAAATTGGTCGATGCTGGCGCAACCGTCGAAATCAAGTAG
- the rpmG gene encoding 50S ribosomal protein L33, producing the protein MARDNVTLQCPECKNRNYVTNKNKKTTTGRLQFSKFCRFCRKHTPHKETK; encoded by the coding sequence ATGGCTCGTGATAATGTGACGTTGCAGTGTCCGGAATGCAAAAACCGGAACTATGTGACCAATAAAAACAAGAAAACCACAACGGGACGCCTGCAGTTTTCAAAATTCTGCCGCTTTTGCCGCAAGCATACTCCTCACAAAGAAACCAAGTAA
- the secE gene encoding preprotein translocase subunit SecE — MSESNWLATKWAGVTHFYRDVKQEMKRVSWPSKNEVLSTTVVVVVAVTFFGFFLWVVDVLITLGFEQLTKWFTR; from the coding sequence ATGAGTGAATCCAACTGGTTGGCAACCAAATGGGCGGGCGTGACCCACTTTTATCGAGATGTGAAACAGGAGATGAAACGAGTCTCCTGGCCTTCAAAAAACGAAGTGCTCTCAACCACAGTGGTCGTTGTGGTAGCCGTTACCTTTTTTGGATTTTTTCTCTGGGTTGTTGATGTGTTAATCACACTCGGATTTGAACAACTCACCAAGTGGTTTACTCGATAG
- the nusG gene encoding transcription termination/antitermination protein NusG, whose product MAKRWFIIHTYSGYEKKVKESLQTRVKAYGMEDEVPQVLVPTETVFEMRGNKRIETSRMIFPGYVLVEIETDDKTGEMSDKVWHIIKSTPKVTSFVGGQKPTPLTDEEVNQIIHHVTEATENPKPRVSFTHGETVRITSGPFTGFTGVVEEVNLDKNTLKVMVTIFGRATPVELDFTGVNKLSFSEE is encoded by the coding sequence ATGGCAAAACGGTGGTTTATTATTCATACCTATTCCGGGTATGAAAAAAAAGTCAAAGAAAGCTTGCAAACACGCGTCAAAGCCTATGGGATGGAAGATGAAGTCCCTCAGGTGCTCGTTCCGACTGAGACCGTCTTTGAAATGCGTGGAAACAAGCGAATTGAAACGTCGAGGATGATCTTTCCTGGCTACGTTTTGGTCGAAATCGAGACAGATGACAAAACCGGTGAAATGTCAGATAAAGTCTGGCATATCATTAAAAGCACGCCCAAAGTGACCAGTTTTGTCGGAGGCCAAAAACCCACGCCGTTAACTGACGAAGAAGTCAATCAGATTATCCATCACGTTACAGAAGCCACGGAAAACCCCAAGCCGCGGGTCTCCTTTACTCATGGCGAAACTGTCCGAATTACCAGTGGGCCATTTACCGGGTTCACGGGCGTGGTCGAAGAAGTCAACCTTGATAAAAACACATTGAAAGTCATGGTGACGATCTTTGGACGGGCAACACCAGTTGAACTGGATTTCACCGGGGTCAATAAGCTCTCGTTTTCTGAAGAATAA
- the rplK gene encoding 50S ribosomal protein L11, which yields MAKKITAYIKLQIPAGKANPAPPIGPALGQHGLNIIGFCKEFNARTANMGDLKIPVVITVFADRSYTFITKTPPAADLLKKAAGISSGSAKPNRDKVGKITSKQLREIAESKIQDMNCGSVEAAIRTIAGTARNMGLEIVD from the coding sequence ATGGCAAAGAAAATCACTGCGTACATCAAGTTGCAGATCCCGGCTGGGAAAGCCAATCCAGCGCCTCCAATTGGTCCGGCGCTCGGTCAACACGGCCTCAACATCATTGGCTTCTGCAAAGAATTCAATGCCCGCACCGCCAATATGGGAGACCTGAAAATCCCGGTGGTGATCACGGTATTTGCTGACAGATCCTATACCTTTATTACCAAAACGCCGCCGGCGGCTGACCTGTTGAAAAAAGCAGCAGGGATTTCTTCCGGTTCGGCCAAACCCAATCGCGACAAAGTTGGCAAAATCACAAGTAAACAATTGCGCGAAATTGCAGAATCAAAAATCCAGGATATGAATTGCGGTTCAGTCGAAGCAGCGATTCGAACTATTGCGGGCACCGCTCGCAATATGGGCCTTGAGATTGTTGACTAA
- a CDS encoding 50S ribosomal protein L1 gives MAKVGKKYKAATAQIDATKLYQLPDALQLVSKIAFAKFDETVEVTMVLGVDPRKADQMVRGTVVLPNGLGKSKRVCVIATGEKQREAREAGAEEVGGEELVDRIKGGWLDFDAVIATPDVMKQVGTLGKILGPRGLMPNPKTGTVTFDVAKAVQETKAGKVEYRVDKTGVIHAPIGKVSFGSQKLFENAKVLIDAVIKAKPQTAKGRYVKGMHLCSTMGPNVRLDAASFHV, from the coding sequence ATGGCAAAGGTTGGAAAAAAATATAAAGCCGCAACGGCGCAGATTGATGCCACCAAATTGTATCAATTGCCCGACGCGCTGCAGTTGGTCTCAAAGATTGCCTTCGCCAAGTTTGATGAAACCGTGGAAGTCACCATGGTGCTTGGCGTTGATCCGCGAAAAGCGGATCAAATGGTGCGCGGCACGGTTGTGCTGCCCAATGGGCTTGGAAAATCAAAACGGGTGTGTGTGATTGCCACTGGTGAAAAACAGCGCGAAGCTCGCGAAGCCGGTGCTGAAGAAGTCGGCGGCGAAGAACTCGTTGACCGGATCAAAGGCGGCTGGCTTGATTTTGATGCGGTGATTGCAACTCCGGACGTGATGAAACAGGTCGGGACGCTCGGTAAAATTCTTGGGCCACGTGGGTTGATGCCAAACCCGAAGACTGGCACTGTGACCTTTGATGTCGCCAAGGCAGTTCAAGAAACCAAGGCTGGGAAGGTGGAATACCGCGTTGATAAAACCGGTGTGATCCATGCTCCAATCGGCAAAGTTTCCTTTGGCTCACAAAAGCTGTTTGAAAATGCCAAGGTGCTCATTGATGCGGTCATCAAAGCCAAACCACAGACTGCCAAGGGGCGCTATGTGAAAGGAATGCACCTCTGCTCGACGATGGGGCCGAACGTGCGTTTGGATGCGGCCAGTTTCCACGTCTAA
- the rpoB gene encoding DNA-directed RNA polymerase subunit beta, with protein MSLTTNPTPTERHDFSKIKTTIRIPNLIEVQRESYNRFLQMDLLPDERESIGLQSVFRSVFPINDFRETAQLDFVDYSIGEWKCKCGKNEGLKFLRSNCHSCGSTIRIDPLSGEDIVCGTCGSLNKNIVTLCDVCGEPVGLKHKYDVQECQERGMTYAVPLKVKIRLTVWDKNEETGKRSLRDFRDEDVYFGDIPLMTEKGTFIINGTERVIVSQLHRSPGVFFEKSPVYLAKVIPYRGSWIEFEYDQKNLLYVRIDRKRKFLASIFLRALGLMVKLDVPGIHRGDYSDSQIEEQIRLASYADAEIVRTFYNVSKISVHDKKLWLKVGPSLHDMKIQGGVTNPATGEVIVKPAGKLTNRKIDELHKAKITEIPVEAMDLEGACFVDEVINNATGEVLGESHSELTAKEYAALVDSETDTFEIFFPERDDVGTILVQTLKKDSVRKPVDALLEIYRKMRPGDPPTVMTAWNLFHGMFFDERKFDFSRVGRLKFNIKMGRPDRDRLNEQTLSPKDFFDVIAYVLKLRKGKVTGPHGKELIYEADDIDHLGNRRVRAVGELLENQFRIGLVRMERAIKEKMSIHQEMQTAMPRDLINAKPVTAAVREFFGSSQLSQFMDQTNPLSEITHKRRLSALGPGGLSRERAGFEVRDVHPTHYGRICPIETPEGPNIGLISSLSCFARINEFGFIESPYRKVENGRVVEYVRITNGGDTELKPEMHLSADEVNRINKALPPGKKTADYEPHPFYLSAWEEDKYTVGQANITVDENNVILNERVSSRNQGDFKESARHEIHFVDVSPKQLVSVAAALIPFLEHDDANRALMGSNMQRQAVPLLRAEAPLIGTGMEKVTAQDSGAVVLARRDGVVDSVDSERIIIRVDNTQSGSLSREVTADIYQLVKFRRSNQSTCINQKPIVQVGQRVKKGDVLADGPCTDFGELALGRNVLVSFMPWRGYNFEDAILISEKLVREDAYTSIHIEELEIEARDTKLGPEEITRDIPNVSESMLRDLDESGIIRIGARVKPGSILVGKVTPKGETQLTAEEKLLRAIFGEKAGDVRDASLTCPPGIEGTVVDVKVFTRKGAEKDKRSLAIEQTEENRLIKNLNDEKRILEEERNKRVYELLDGQRVAKEVIHGKRTVVGKGDVLTLETLRTLDLGTIKKIELENAKIDVAGEVKELEERTKRQINILQELHREKVDKLKKGDELPPGVIKMVKVFIAMKRKLSVGDKMAGRHGNKGVIAQILPEEDMPYLPDGTPVEIVLNPLGVPSRMNVGQILETHLGWAAKILGVRFATPVFDGASELEIKEKLKIASDILDADEIPPMINQSGKTMLFDGMTGEAFEQMVTVGYIYMLKLSHLVDDKIHARSIGPYSLITQQPLGGKAQFGGQRFGEMEVWALEAYGAAHILQELLTAKSDDVAGRSKSYEAIVKGETDFDPGVPESFNVLVRELQSLCLDVELVKREEKEETAN; from the coding sequence ATGTCTCTGACAACTAACCCTACGCCTACTGAGCGCCACGATTTTTCCAAGATCAAAACCACGATTCGCATTCCGAACCTGATCGAGGTTCAGCGCGAATCCTACAACCGCTTCTTGCAAATGGATTTATTGCCTGATGAACGCGAAAGTATCGGGCTCCAGTCTGTATTTAGATCTGTTTTTCCGATTAACGATTTTCGCGAGACAGCACAACTCGACTTCGTCGATTATTCGATTGGAGAATGGAAGTGCAAATGCGGAAAAAACGAAGGTCTGAAATTCTTGCGTTCCAACTGCCACAGTTGTGGTTCGACGATTCGCATTGACCCCCTTTCCGGCGAAGACATCGTGTGCGGAACGTGCGGCTCCCTCAACAAAAACATTGTCACGCTGTGCGATGTGTGCGGCGAACCCGTTGGTCTGAAGCACAAATATGATGTGCAAGAGTGCCAGGAACGTGGAATGACCTATGCTGTTCCACTGAAAGTCAAAATCCGGCTGACGGTGTGGGACAAAAACGAAGAAACCGGGAAGCGTTCACTGCGTGACTTCCGTGACGAAGATGTGTACTTCGGCGATATCCCGCTGATGACGGAAAAGGGCACCTTTATCATCAACGGGACCGAGCGCGTGATCGTGTCACAGTTGCATCGCAGCCCTGGGGTATTCTTTGAAAAATCACCGGTTTACCTGGCAAAGGTTATTCCATACCGCGGTTCCTGGATCGAATTTGAATATGACCAGAAGAACCTGCTCTATGTCCGAATTGACCGAAAACGAAAGTTTTTGGCTTCGATTTTCCTGCGGGCGCTTGGCCTGATGGTCAAACTTGATGTGCCGGGAATTCACCGGGGTGACTATTCGGATTCACAAATTGAAGAGCAAATCCGGCTGGCGTCCTATGCTGACGCCGAGATTGTGCGCACGTTCTATAACGTGAGCAAAATTTCCGTCCACGACAAGAAATTGTGGTTGAAAGTTGGACCAAGCCTGCACGATATGAAAATCCAGGGCGGTGTGACCAATCCGGCCACCGGCGAAGTGATTGTCAAACCGGCTGGGAAGCTCACCAACCGCAAAATTGACGAACTCCACAAGGCCAAAATTACGGAAATCCCGGTCGAAGCCATGGACCTGGAAGGTGCCTGTTTTGTGGATGAAGTCATCAACAACGCCACTGGCGAAGTGTTGGGCGAATCCCACAGCGAATTGACGGCCAAAGAGTACGCGGCACTGGTTGATTCTGAAACAGACACGTTTGAGATTTTCTTCCCGGAACGTGACGATGTCGGGACCATCCTGGTGCAAACCCTCAAGAAAGATAGCGTTCGCAAGCCGGTTGATGCGTTGCTGGAAATCTACCGCAAGATGCGCCCAGGTGACCCGCCAACCGTGATGACGGCGTGGAATCTGTTTCACGGAATGTTTTTTGACGAGCGGAAATTTGATTTTTCACGGGTTGGACGCCTCAAGTTCAACATTAAAATGGGCCGACCTGACCGCGACCGCCTCAACGAGCAAACCCTGTCTCCAAAGGATTTCTTTGATGTGATTGCCTATGTGCTGAAACTGCGTAAGGGCAAGGTCACCGGACCACACGGCAAAGAATTGATTTATGAAGCGGATGATATTGATCATTTGGGGAATCGCCGGGTCCGTGCTGTCGGCGAACTGCTGGAAAACCAGTTCCGCATTGGTCTGGTCCGGATGGAACGCGCCATCAAGGAAAAGATGTCGATCCACCAGGAAATGCAAACCGCGATGCCGCGCGACCTGATCAATGCCAAACCAGTGACGGCTGCCGTGCGCGAATTTTTTGGTTCCTCCCAGTTGTCGCAGTTTATGGACCAAACCAACCCGCTGTCGGAAATTACCCACAAGCGGCGTCTGTCGGCCCTCGGGCCGGGCGGTCTCTCGCGTGAGCGAGCCGGGTTTGAAGTCCGCGACGTGCATCCGACGCACTATGGCCGTATCTGTCCGATTGAAACTCCTGAAGGTCCGAATATCGGGTTGATCTCGTCGTTGTCCTGTTTTGCTCGAATCAATGAATTCGGCTTTATTGAGTCACCGTACCGCAAAGTTGAAAATGGTCGGGTGGTTGAGTACGTGCGCATTACCAATGGCGGCGATACCGAACTCAAACCTGAGATGCACCTGTCGGCTGATGAGGTCAATCGCATCAATAAAGCCCTTCCACCAGGCAAGAAGACCGCCGATTATGAACCGCATCCATTTTATCTCTCCGCCTGGGAAGAAGATAAATACACGGTCGGACAGGCCAACATCACGGTTGATGAAAATAACGTGATCCTCAACGAACGGGTCTCGTCACGAAACCAGGGGGACTTTAAAGAATCAGCTCGCCATGAAATTCATTTTGTGGACGTTTCGCCCAAACAGTTGGTGTCGGTGGCTGCCGCGTTGATTCCGTTCCTCGAACACGACGACGCCAACCGCGCACTGATGGGATCAAACATGCAACGTCAGGCGGTGCCGCTGCTGCGAGCCGAAGCTCCATTGATCGGAACCGGGATGGAGAAAGTCACCGCCCAGGATTCGGGGGCTGTCGTGCTGGCCCGTCGTGATGGCGTGGTGGATAGCGTTGACTCGGAACGAATCATCATTCGGGTTGACAATACTCAGTCCGGATCGCTTTCACGCGAAGTCACCGCCGATATCTATCAGTTGGTCAAGTTCCGTCGCTCAAACCAGAGCACCTGCATCAACCAGAAACCGATTGTGCAGGTTGGACAACGGGTCAAAAAAGGTGATGTGCTGGCGGACGGTCCATGTACTGATTTCGGAGAACTCGCCCTGGGCCGTAACGTCCTGGTGTCGTTTATGCCGTGGCGTGGATACAACTTCGAAGACGCAATTCTGATTTCTGAAAAGCTGGTGCGGGAAGATGCCTACACCTCAATTCACATTGAAGAACTCGAAATCGAAGCTCGTGACACCAAGCTGGGGCCTGAAGAAATCACACGTGATATTCCAAACGTCTCGGAATCAATGCTGCGTGACCTTGATGAGTCGGGCATCATTCGCATCGGCGCTCGGGTCAAACCTGGGTCAATTCTGGTCGGCAAGGTGACACCAAAGGGTGAAACCCAGTTGACGGCGGAAGAAAAGCTGCTGCGAGCCATCTTTGGTGAAAAAGCCGGTGATGTGCGCGATGCCTCGCTGACCTGTCCTCCAGGAATTGAAGGCACGGTGGTGGATGTCAAAGTCTTTACTCGCAAGGGCGCTGAGAAAGACAAGCGGTCACTGGCAATTGAACAGACCGAAGAAAACCGCCTGATCAAGAACTTGAACGACGAAAAGCGAATCCTGGAGGAAGAGCGCAACAAGCGTGTGTACGAACTCCTGGATGGACAGCGCGTGGCCAAGGAAGTCATTCACGGGAAACGAACCGTGGTTGGCAAAGGCGATGTGCTGACCCTGGAGACACTGCGCACCCTCGATTTAGGCACGATCAAGAAAATTGAACTTGAAAATGCCAAAATTGATGTTGCCGGCGAGGTAAAAGAACTTGAAGAACGCACCAAACGCCAGATCAACATTTTGCAGGAACTCCACCGCGAAAAAGTTGACAAGCTCAAAAAAGGTGACGAACTGCCGCCAGGCGTGATCAAGATGGTCAAAGTCTTCATCGCAATGAAGCGCAAGCTTTCCGTCGGTGACAAGATGGCCGGTCGTCACGGGAACAAGGGGGTGATCGCCCAGATTCTCCCTGAAGAAGATATGCCGTATCTGCCTGATGGAACTCCAGTTGAAATCGTGCTTAACCCACTGGGGGTGCCATCGCGTATGAACGTCGGTCAGATCCTCGAAACCCACCTTGGCTGGGCGGCCAAAATCCTTGGCGTCCGATTTGCGACCCCGGTTTTTGACGGCGCGTCGGAACTCGAAATTAAGGAAAAGCTGAAGATCGCCTCAGATATCCTTGATGCTGATGAAATTCCGCCAATGATCAACCAGTCTGGAAAGACCATGCTCTTTGACGGAATGACCGGCGAAGCGTTCGAACAAATGGTGACGGTGGGCTATATCTATATGCTCAAACTGTCGCATTTGGTGGACGATAAGATCCACGCCCGGTCAATTGGACCATACTCGCTCATTACCCAGCAGCCGCTGGGCGGAAAAGCGCAATTCGGCGGCCAGCGATTTGGGGAAATGGAAGTCTGGGCCCTCGAAGCCTATGGGGCAGCCCACATTTTGCAAGAATTGCTGACGGCCAAATCAGACGACGTCGCGGGACGTTCAAAGAGCTATGAAGCCATCGTCAAAGGCGAAACCGACTTTGATCCAGGTGTGCCAGAGTCCTTTAATGTGCTCGTTCGTGAGTTGCAATCACTTTGCCTTGATGTCGAGCTGGTCAAGCGCGAAGAAAAGGAAGAAACCGCAAACTGA
- a CDS encoding 50S ribosomal protein L10 produces the protein MNRTEKNQELEVLAKSFQSTPHAFLVGFQGLTVGVDTSLRAEMRKANITYKVVKNTLARRAAKGTALEVVEKDFVGPTAVAIHPEDPVTTAKLLQKFFKENPKFVFKAAVVEGRAIQVTELDELANMPSREELLSKLLFVLNSGAQRLASVTNGVARNLAIVLNQIHEQRANAETPAAAE, from the coding sequence ATGAATCGGACTGAAAAAAACCAAGAGCTTGAGGTATTGGCCAAAAGCTTTCAAAGCACCCCACACGCATTCCTGGTTGGATTTCAGGGATTGACCGTCGGGGTGGATACCAGCTTGCGCGCGGAAATGCGCAAAGCCAACATTACCTACAAAGTAGTAAAAAACACCCTGGCCCGACGTGCCGCGAAAGGCACGGCGCTGGAAGTGGTTGAAAAGGACTTTGTCGGCCCAACGGCAGTTGCCATTCATCCGGAAGACCCGGTGACCACCGCCAAATTGCTGCAAAAGTTTTTCAAAGAAAACCCGAAGTTTGTTTTCAAAGCCGCTGTGGTTGAAGGCCGTGCGATTCAGGTGACTGAACTCGACGAACTGGCCAACATGCCATCCCGTGAAGAATTGCTGTCCAAGCTGTTGTTTGTGCTGAATTCAGGTGCTCAGCGCCTGGCATCCGTTACCAACGGTGTGGCACGCAACCTGGCGATTGTACTCAACCAGATTCACGAACAGCGGGCCAATGCGGAAACCCCAGCCGCTGCCGAGTAA